One Cicer arietinum cultivar CDC Frontier isolate Library 1 chromosome 8, Cicar.CDCFrontier_v2.0, whole genome shotgun sequence DNA segment encodes these proteins:
- the LOC101510875 gene encoding cyclin-dependent kinase D-3: protein MAELDPSKKVADRYLKREVLGEGTYGVVYKAIDTQTGQTVAIKKIRIGKQKEGVNFTALREIKLLKELNDPNIIELIDAFPHKGNLHLVFEFMETDLEAVIRDRNIFLSPGDIKSYLQMTLKGLAHCHKRWILHRDMKPNNLLIGPNGQLKLADFGLARIFGSPDRRFTHQVFARWYRAPELLFGTKQYGPGVDVWAAACIFAELLLRRPFLQGSSDIDQLGKIFAAFGTPSSSQWPDMVYLPDYVEYQYVPSPPLRSLFPMASDDALDLLSKMFTYDPKERISVQQALEHRYFSCPPLCTIPDKLPRPPPKKETKASDLNPNEGPIVLSPPRKTRRVMPGRDGLEGNSLQGDKIDDNHSNFKQSIDDTTGKNDPAPMSLDFSVFGLKPPNRPTINSADKTHLKRKLDLEFQ from the exons ATGGCAGAATTAGATCCGTCGAAGAAAGTAGCTGATAGGTATCTCAAACGTGAGGTTCTTGGTGAAGGTACCTATGGTGTCGTTTACAAAGCCATTGATACTCAG ACAGGACAGACGGTTGCTATTAAGAAGATTCGGATTGGCAAGCAAAAAGAAGGAGTGAATTTTACAGCTCTTAGAGAAATTAAATTGCTTAAAGAGCTCAACGATCCAAATATTATTGAGTTGATTGATGCATTCCCACATAAAGGGAATTTGCATCTTgtgtttgaattcatggagACAGACCTTGAAGCTGTCATAAGAGACCGGAATATTTTCCTTTCACCGGGTGATATAAAATCTTACCTTCAAATGACGCTAAAAGGGCTTGCTCATTGTCACAAAAGATGGATATTGCATAG GGATATGAAACCAAATAATTTGTTGATAGGACCCAATGGACAGCTGAAACTTGCAGATTTTGGCTTAGCACGGATATTTGGAAGTCCGGATCGCAGGTTCACCCATCAG GTGTTTGCGCGGTGGTATAGAGCACCTGAGCTATTATTTGGTACCAAGCAATATGGCCCAGGGGTAGATGTTTGGGCTGCAGCCTGTATATTTGCTGAGCTTCTTCTTCGCCGACCTTTTTTGCAG GGCTCAAGTGATATTGATCAATTAGGGAAGATATTCGCGGCATTTGGAACTCCATCTTCTTCTCAATGGCCTGATATGGTATACCTTCCTGATTATGTTGAATATCAATACGTACCTTCCCCTCCTTTGCGGTCCCTATTTCCAATGGCAAGTGATGATGCTTTAGACTTGTTGTCTAAGATGTTTACATATGACCCAAAAGAGAGAATTTCAGTGCAGCAGGCATTAGAACATAG ATACTTTTCTTGTCCTCCTCTGTGCACAATTCCGGATAAGCTTCCAAGGCCACCCCCTAAGAAGGAAACTAAGGCATCGGATTTGAATCCAAATGAGGGTCCAATTGTCTTATCACCTCCTAGAAAGACTAGGAGAGTAATGCCAGGGCGCGATGGACTTGAAGGCAATTCATTGCAAGGAGATAAGATTGATGATAATCATAGTAACTTCAAACAGTCAATTGATGATACTACAGGGAAGAATGACCCTGCCCCAATGTCACTAGATTTTTCTGTCTTTGGATTAAAACCTCCAAATAGACCAACAATTAACAG TGCTGACAAAAcacatttaaaaagaaaattagattTAGAATTCCAGTAA
- the LOC101511195 gene encoding uncharacterized protein isoform X1, whose translation MADIEEDIRALQLESADTAEDNNGVVSPDDGKREVEESINTDQEVEESVNTDEDPKQEVQEQSIKTELKVTDKEIPPVQDEEDDVEVATKRHLNVVFIGHVDAGKSTTGGQILFLSGQVDERTIQKYEKEAKDKSRESWYMAYIMDTNEEERVKGKTVEVGRAHFETETSRFTILDAPGHKSYVPNMISGASQADIGVLVISARKGEFETGYERGGQTREHVQLAKTLGVSKLLVVVNKMDDPTVKWSKERYDEIESKMIPFLKQSGYNVKKDVLFLPISGLIGANLKTRMDKSICPWWDGPCLFEALDAIEIPLRDPNGPFRMPILDKFKDMGTVVMGKVESGSIREGDSLVIMPNKDPVKVVAIYIDENRVKRAGPGENLRVRISGVEEEDISSGFVLSSTANPIPAVTEFVAQLAILELLDNAIFTAGYKAILHVHSVVEECEVIELIHQIDPKTKKPMKKKVLFVKNGAGVVCRIQVSNSICIEKFSDFPQLGRFTLRTEGKTVAVGKVNGF comes from the exons ATGGCGG ATATCGAGGAGGACATCCGTGCTTTACAGCTTGAGTCAGCAG ACACAGCAGAAGACAATAATGGGGTTGTAAGTCCAGATGATGGAAAGAGAGAAGTCGAGGAATCTATTAATACAGATCAAG aagtTGAAGAATCTGTTAATACAGATGAAG ATCCAAAGCAGGAGGTTCAGGAACAATCTATTAAAACTGAACTAAAAG TTACGGATAAGGAAATTCCTCCGGTgcaagatgaagaagatgatgtgGAGGTAGCTACCAAAAGACACTTAAATGTTGTGTTTATTGGTCATGTGG ATGCTGGCAAGTCTACAACAGGAGGCCAGATACTTTTCCTCAGTGGTCAGGTTGATGAACGGACTATCCAAAAGTACGAGAAAGAAGCCAAGGACAAAAGTAGAGAAAGCTG gTATATGGCTTACATAATGGACACAAATGAGGAGGAGAGGGTAAAG GGAAAGACAGTTGAAGTTGGAAGAGCACATTTTGAGACGGAGACATCAAGGTTTACAATTTTGGATGCACCA GGTCACAAGAGTTATGTCCCTAACATGATCAGTGGTGCATCTCAAGCTGATATTGGAGTCTTG GTAATTTCTGCTCGAAAGGGAGAATTTGAAACTGGATATGAGAGAGGTGGTCAAACCCGTGAACATGTTCAGCTTGCAAAAACACTGGGTGTGTCTAAGCTGCTTGTTGTTGTTAATAAAATGGATGATCCTACAGTTAAGTGGTCAAAAGAAAG GTATGACGAAATTGAGTCAAAGATGATACCATTTCTTAAGCAATCAGGTTACAATGTGAAGAAAG ATGTCCTGTTTTTACCTATATCTGGGCTGATTGGTGCAAACCTAAAAACAAGAATGGATAAAAGTATTTGTCCATGGTGGGATGGTCCTTGCCTATTTGAAGCTCTTGATGCCATTGAAATTCCTCTACGAGATCCTAATGGTCCTTTCAG GATGCCTATACTCGACAAATTCAAAGACATGGGAACTGTTGTTATGGGCAAAGTCGAATCTGGTAGTATTCGGGAGGGAGATTCCTTGGTGATTATGCCAAATAAG GATCCAGTGAAAGTTGTTGCCATATATATTGATGAGAATCGGGTTAAACGTGCTGGACCTGGTGAAAACTTACGGGTCAGAATATCTGGTGTTGAAGAAGAAGACATATCATCTGGGTTTGTCCTGTCTAGTACCG CAAATCCAATACCGGCTGTTACTGAGTTTGTTGCCCAGCTGGCGATCCTTGAATTGCTGGACAAT GCAATTTTTACTGCTGGGTACAAGGCTATTTTGCACGTCCACTCTGTAGTTGAAGAATGTGAGGTTATTGAGCTCATACATCAAATTGATCCAAAGACAAAGAAGCCTATGAAAAAGAAAGTTCTCTTTGTGAAAAACGGTGCAGGTGTTGTGTGCCGAATTCAG GTTAGTAACTCCATATGCATTGAGAAATTCTCTGACTTTCCACAACTTGGGAGATTCACTCTGCGCACGGAAG GAAAAACTGTTGCAGTGGGAAAAGTCAAcggtttttaa
- the LOC101511195 gene encoding uncharacterized protein isoform X2, producing the protein MADIEEDIRALQLESADTAEDNNGVVSPDDGKREVEESINTDQDPKQEVQEQSIKTELKVTDKEIPPVQDEEDDVEVATKRHLNVVFIGHVDAGKSTTGGQILFLSGQVDERTIQKYEKEAKDKSRESWYMAYIMDTNEEERVKGKTVEVGRAHFETETSRFTILDAPGHKSYVPNMISGASQADIGVLVISARKGEFETGYERGGQTREHVQLAKTLGVSKLLVVVNKMDDPTVKWSKERYDEIESKMIPFLKQSGYNVKKDVLFLPISGLIGANLKTRMDKSICPWWDGPCLFEALDAIEIPLRDPNGPFRMPILDKFKDMGTVVMGKVESGSIREGDSLVIMPNKDPVKVVAIYIDENRVKRAGPGENLRVRISGVEEEDISSGFVLSSTANPIPAVTEFVAQLAILELLDNAIFTAGYKAILHVHSVVEECEVIELIHQIDPKTKKPMKKKVLFVKNGAGVVCRIQVSNSICIEKFSDFPQLGRFTLRTEGKTVAVGKVNGF; encoded by the exons ATGGCGG ATATCGAGGAGGACATCCGTGCTTTACAGCTTGAGTCAGCAG ACACAGCAGAAGACAATAATGGGGTTGTAAGTCCAGATGATGGAAAGAGAGAAGTCGAGGAATCTATTAATACAGATCAAG ATCCAAAGCAGGAGGTTCAGGAACAATCTATTAAAACTGAACTAAAAG TTACGGATAAGGAAATTCCTCCGGTgcaagatgaagaagatgatgtgGAGGTAGCTACCAAAAGACACTTAAATGTTGTGTTTATTGGTCATGTGG ATGCTGGCAAGTCTACAACAGGAGGCCAGATACTTTTCCTCAGTGGTCAGGTTGATGAACGGACTATCCAAAAGTACGAGAAAGAAGCCAAGGACAAAAGTAGAGAAAGCTG gTATATGGCTTACATAATGGACACAAATGAGGAGGAGAGGGTAAAG GGAAAGACAGTTGAAGTTGGAAGAGCACATTTTGAGACGGAGACATCAAGGTTTACAATTTTGGATGCACCA GGTCACAAGAGTTATGTCCCTAACATGATCAGTGGTGCATCTCAAGCTGATATTGGAGTCTTG GTAATTTCTGCTCGAAAGGGAGAATTTGAAACTGGATATGAGAGAGGTGGTCAAACCCGTGAACATGTTCAGCTTGCAAAAACACTGGGTGTGTCTAAGCTGCTTGTTGTTGTTAATAAAATGGATGATCCTACAGTTAAGTGGTCAAAAGAAAG GTATGACGAAATTGAGTCAAAGATGATACCATTTCTTAAGCAATCAGGTTACAATGTGAAGAAAG ATGTCCTGTTTTTACCTATATCTGGGCTGATTGGTGCAAACCTAAAAACAAGAATGGATAAAAGTATTTGTCCATGGTGGGATGGTCCTTGCCTATTTGAAGCTCTTGATGCCATTGAAATTCCTCTACGAGATCCTAATGGTCCTTTCAG GATGCCTATACTCGACAAATTCAAAGACATGGGAACTGTTGTTATGGGCAAAGTCGAATCTGGTAGTATTCGGGAGGGAGATTCCTTGGTGATTATGCCAAATAAG GATCCAGTGAAAGTTGTTGCCATATATATTGATGAGAATCGGGTTAAACGTGCTGGACCTGGTGAAAACTTACGGGTCAGAATATCTGGTGTTGAAGAAGAAGACATATCATCTGGGTTTGTCCTGTCTAGTACCG CAAATCCAATACCGGCTGTTACTGAGTTTGTTGCCCAGCTGGCGATCCTTGAATTGCTGGACAAT GCAATTTTTACTGCTGGGTACAAGGCTATTTTGCACGTCCACTCTGTAGTTGAAGAATGTGAGGTTATTGAGCTCATACATCAAATTGATCCAAAGACAAAGAAGCCTATGAAAAAGAAAGTTCTCTTTGTGAAAAACGGTGCAGGTGTTGTGTGCCGAATTCAG GTTAGTAACTCCATATGCATTGAGAAATTCTCTGACTTTCCACAACTTGGGAGATTCACTCTGCGCACGGAAG GAAAAACTGTTGCAGTGGGAAAAGTCAAcggtttttaa
- the LOC101502722 gene encoding protein PLASTID MOVEMENT IMPAIRED 1-like, with the protein MESDNSSKRNSNAQLLEELEALSESLYQSHTTARRKTASLTLPRTSSPFVPSSSNDDNESAKLDNKSSNKPKSRRISLSPWKPKTNLEDAKASPTQQDNKFNDEATNSAEKKGIWNWKPIRAISHIGKQKISCLFSVEVVTAQFLPSSMNGLRLSCCVRKKENKDGSVQTMPSRVIQGAADFEETLFIRCHVYCNQQGSSGKNHLKFESRPFWIYLFAVDAKELNFGRNSVDLSQLIQESVEKSRQGNRVRQWEKSFGLTGKAKGGELVLKLGFQIMEKDGGVEIYNMEENLKTNSKFRNIASSFARRQSKTSFSMPSPRITNRNDAWTPSQRRLAEDIQGMDDLNLDEKEKEKVEEDLDLPEFEVVDKGIEVEKKKEDEYEDERSEKSMEVKSASSEIVKEIVHDQLHLTRLIELDSLAKQIKALESMMGEHNKFIKDYDTESQRLDSDEENVTREFLHMLEDQKSSRGNNYKINQSEIPTLLLEENDENSSSKVYLPDLGKGLGCVVQTKDGGYLASMNPLDNLLDRNDTPKLAMQMSKPFVLTSHHCLNGLELFQNLAAIDLDEISSRIFSLMPINELVGKTAEQIAFEGIASAIIQGRNKEGASSSAARIVSALKEMANAMSLGRQERISTGIWNVDDTLVTAEKILAFTMQKIEFMAIEGLKIQADMAEEEAPFDVSSQSTEEGNKEKDILSSAISLEDWIRDQSYSKNELSNFAMMFVVQLRDPTRRYEAVGGPMMVFVHATSVDIKGNDDHYEDDVDEEKRFKVTSMHVGGFKVRSGIRRKNSWDIEKQRLTSMQWLIEHGLGKAGKKGKHGLARGQQDLLWSISSRVMADMWLKTMRNPNVKLV; encoded by the coding sequence ATGGAATCTGATAACTCTTCCAAAAGAAATTCCAATGCTCAACTCCTTGAAGAACTAGAAGCATTAAGTGAATCACTTTACCAATCACACACCACAGCTAGAAGAAAAACAGCTTCTCTAACACTTCCAAGAACTTCATCACCTTTTGTTCCATCTTCTTCTAATGATGACAATGAATCTGCTAAACTTGACAACAAAAGCAGCAACAAACCGAAGTCTCGTCGAATTTCCTTGTCTCCATGGAAACCAAAAACAAATCTTGAAGATGCCAAGGCTTCACCTACTCAACAAGATAACAAATTTAATGATGAAGCAACAAATTCAGCTGAGAAAAAAGGGATTTGGAATTGGAAGCCTATAAGGGCTATTTCTCATATTGGAAAACAGAAAATAAGCTGTTTGTTTTCTGTTGAAGTTGTGACTGCTCAATTCCTTCCTTCATCAATGAATGGTTTAAGGCTTTCTTGTTGTGTAAGAAAGAAAGAGAACAAAGATGGTTCTGTTCAAACAATGCCATCAAGGGTTATTCAAGGTGCTGCAGATTTTGAAGAGACACTTTTCATTAGGTGTCATGTTTATTGCAATCAACAAGGTAGTAGTGGAAAAAATCATCTTAAATTTGAGTCGAGACCATTTTGGATATACCTTTTTGCAGTTGATGCTAAAGAGCTTAACTTTGGAAGAAATTCAGTTGATTTAAGTCAGTTGATTCAAGAATCTGTTGAGAAAAGCCGGCAAGGAAATCGAGTTAGGCAATGGGAGAAAAGCTTTGGTTTAACAGGAAAAGCAAAAGGAGGAGAGTTGGTTTTGAAACTAGGGTTTCAAATCATGGAGAAAGATGGAGGAGTTGAAATATATAACATGGAAGAGAATTTGAAGACTAATAGCAAGTTTAGAAACATTGCTTCATCGTTCGCTCGGCGACAATCAAAGACATCTTTTAGCATGCCTAGTCCAAGAATCACAAACAGAAATGATGCTTGGACTCCTTCACAAAGAAGGTTAGCAGAAGATATTCAAGGTATGGATGATTTGAATCttgatgaaaaagaaaaagaaaaagtggAGGAAGATCTTGATCTTCCGGAATTCGAGGTTGTTGATAAAGGAATTGAAGTtgagaagaaaaaggaagatGAATATGAAGATGAAAGATCTGAGAAATCGATGGAAGTGAAATCGGCTTCGAGTGAAATTGTTAAGGAAATAGTCCATGATCAATTGCACTTAACAAGATTAATTGAGCTTGATTCACTTGCTAAGCAAATAAAAGCTCTTGAATCCATGATGGGAGAACATAACAAGTTCATAAAAGATTATGACACAGAATCACAAAGATTGGATTCAGATGAAGAAAATGTGACAAGAGAGTTTCTTCACATGCTTGAGGATCAAAAGTCTAGTAGAGGaaacaattacaaaatcaaCCAATCTGAAATTCCAACTTTGCTACTTGAAGAAAATGATGAGAATTCTTCATCAAAAGTGTATCTTCCTGATCTTGGAAAAGGATTAGGTTGTGTTGTTCAAACAAAGGATGGAGGATACTTAGCATCTATGAATCCATTAGACAATCTTTTGGATAGAAATGATACTCCAAAGCTAGCAATGCAGATGTCAAAGCCTTTTGTTTTGACATCACATCATTgtttaaatggattagaattgtttcaaaatttggCTGCTATTGATCTTGATGAAATCAGTTCTCGAATTTTCTCGTTGATGCCGATCAATGAACTCGTAGGTAAAACTGCTGAACAGATTGCTTTTGAAGGTATAGCTTCTGCTATAATACAAGGTAGAAACAAAGAAGGAGCTAGTTCGAGCGCGGCCCGGATCGTTTCGGCCTTGAAAGAAATGGCAAATGCAATGAGTTTAGGAAGACAAGAAAGGATTTCAACGGGAATTTGGAATGTGGATGATACATTAGTTACTGCAGAGAAAATTCTAGCTTTTACAATGCAGAAGATTGAATTTATGGCTATTGAAGGGTTGAAAATTCAAGCTGATATGGCTGAGGAAGAAGCTCCTTTTGATGTTTCTTCACAAAGCACTGAAGAAGGAAACAAAGAAAAAGATATATTGAGTTCTGCTATTTCACTTGAGGATTGGATTAGAGATCAAAGCTATAGTAAAAATGAACTATCAAATTTTGCAATGATGTTTGTAGTTCAACTGAGGGATccaacaagaagatatgaagCAGTTGGAGGACCAATGATGGTGTTTGTTCATGCAACAAGTGTGGATATAAAGGGTAATGATGATCACTATGAAGATGATGTTGATGAGGAGAAAAGGTTTAAAGTAACTAGCATGCATGTGGGAGGCTTTAAGGTGAGGAGCGGAATTAGAAGGAAGAATAGTTGGGATATTGAGAAACAAAGGCTAACTTCAATGCAATGGTTGATTGAACATGGATTGGGAAAGGcagggaagaaaggaaaacatgGATTGGCAAGAGGGCAGCAAGACTTGTTATGGAGCATTTCTTCAAGAGTTATGGCTGATATGTGGCTTAAAACCATGAGAAATCCTAATGTCAAACTTGTGTAA